The region GGCCATGCGGCTCATACCAATCAACTTGGGAAGCCTGACCGAAGCCCCTCCCCCCACGAAAATGCCCCTTTGCCCTTCGGGAAGAGCGTAGAACGTACTTTGCTCAGCCACCCGAATGTGGCAGGCCGAAGCAATTTCGAGGCCACCACCCACACAGGCTCCTTTCAGCACTGCCACCACGGGCACCGTACCAAACTGAATGCGATCCAGCACCCGATGCCACATGCGGGAATGGTGCAGCCCATCCACGATGTCCCGTTCCTGCAACTCCGATAGATCGAGCCCCGCGCTGAAATGCTGACCTTCGGCGCATAAAACGGCAGCTTTCACCCCGTCGGGTATGGCCGAAAAAACGGCTTCGAGACCTAGTAATAAGGCGTCATTAATTGCATTTCGTTTTTCGGGACGATTGATCGTTACGATCAGTAGTTCGTCCTGCTGGTCAACGTTCAGCCATGCCGACGGGTCGGGCATAAGAAAATGGGTTTGAGGCTTAGTTAAAGTACTTTCCAGACCTGAATGACTACGTTTTCGGGGTTGCGAAAGGCGGTACAGATAAAAATAGCGTTGTTCATCCAGTCGTATTTTCCGGTGGGTGCTTCGAATTTGGGAATTGCGCGGAAGTAATACTCACTCGGACTCACCTGTTCACCCCGGCCAATGCGGGCCGCTACATCGGGCGTGGCCACGCGCAAACCCACATTTTTAATATAAATGATAACCCCGTCGTCGGTTTTGAACTGATAATGGGCTTCCAATTCCGCCACGCCATCTTTTCGAACAATCTGCCAATCGGAGCCACCGGGCAGAATGTCACCCTTCAGGCCGGGACCTTCAACTGTGCCCCCCAGAATCGGAATAATTCGGCGGGTGCCATGCGGGGTTTCTCCAACCACATACGCACTGCCAACTTTTACATTCAGCTGCCCGACAAACGACAGACCAGGTGCTGGTGGAACTGCGACTTTTTGCGCAAATGTTTGACTAGTGAAAATTGCCAAAAGAGTAAAGATGCAAACAGATTTTATCAGACGGCTCATGACTGGAAATCAATAATTCAGAGACAAGTCCAAATTTAACACTTACAATAGTCTAAAAATATATGGTTAAAGTCTAATCGTTTTTTGTGATTCGCTAATAAGTATTTCTTATTGGCGGCACAGCCTAGACGCTCAAAATGAAAGAGAACGGCCTTGCGTAAGACCGCTCTCTGAGATCTAAATGATATGGGTTAATATAAATCTATTGCTTTGGCGTCGAGACGGCCACATCCGGTACCGTAACTTTCTCTAGCTGCGCTTGCCGACATTGATTATTAAACCGGGCAATGTCGTTCTGAATCAGCATGTTCATGTCCGTTTTCAGGGGTTGCCAGATTGCGTTCAGCTCTGACAAACGCTCCTTCTGTCCGGCTGTTACATAGGGCGTGTTGACGTCCAGTTCTCCCTTCAGGAAGATGTAGTCAGCGCTGAGCTTATTTTCGAAATTGATCACGTCGTCGTTCGACTGCGACTTGGGCTGAATAACTTTCTCTTCCCAAAGCTTGATCTTCTTGGCCAGTGCCCGTCCCGAATCGGCCACGGCTTTCAGGTTGGGTTTGTCGTCGATCAGGTCGACCAGGTCGTTGATCTGCTTCTGGGCTTTGCGCATCCGGTTCACGCCAAGGTGAATCTCTTTCACGCCGTCTTCAATACCAATCAGCGTTTTTTGCTGCTGCTCATAATCGGCGGGTGTGGTATTCAGGCGTGGGTCCGGCAGGATTTTAAATGGTACTGTTTTTTCCTGCTTTCCAAACTTGATCGTTGCTTTATACGCACCGGGAGGTAGCTTTCGCCCTTTGTAGTTCCCTTCAATAAACACCTTTTCGATGGCGGGTAATGTCTCGGCGCGCATATCCCAGACAAACCGATTCAGACCCGGCTTTACTGTCAGGGTTGGCTCGGGCGAGGGACCGCCGGGGAAGGCGACAAACTTCTTGTCTTTCTTGCTGCTCAACTTCCGGACTGAAACTCCCTGATCCGACAGAATTTCCATCGTGAGCATGGCGCTGGTATCGACCTTGGCTGGGAGTTGGTAGTACATAACCACACCAGTAGAAGGGTTGGTACCCGCGAATCCGTTGCGGCCGGGGCTGCTGCCCGCGTCTTCATCATCGTCATCTTCAATTACCTTATCCAGCGCGCTGCCACCTGACACCCGGTAGGCATCTTCGGGTTTGTAGACCAGTAAACTATCTTTACTGGCTTTATCGTCAAACTGTCGAATAGGGCCGAGGTCGTCCAGAATCCAAAATGAACGTCCGGCTGTGGCGGCAATCAGATCGCCCTGATGCACTTTTAGATCGGTAACGGGGCTGACGGGCAGGTTTAGCTGCATGGGCCTCCAACTGGTGCCGCCGTTGTACGATACATAAACGCCCGTTTCGGTGCCGGCATACAATAACCCTTTCCGTTCGGGGTCTTCGCGGACGGTTCGGGTGAAGGCGCCGTAGGGGATGCCCGTTACAATTTTTGTCCAGGTTTTGCCGTAATCGGTGGTTTTATAAATGGCCGGGGCAAAGTCGTTGAACTTGTAGCGCGTGGTGGCAATGTAGGCCGTCGCCTTGTCGTGGGGCGATACCTCGATGGAGTTGATGAGCGTTTCGGGTAAACCGCTGGGCGTCACGTTGGTCCAGGTGGTGCCGCCATCGCGGGTCAGGTATACCAGCCCGTCGTCGCTGCCGGTCCAGATTACACCTTTTTCGGAAGGTGATTCGAGGACGTAGGTGATGGTCGCGTAGTTTTCACCACCAGCCCCTTCGTTGGTGTAGGGTGCACCGCCCCAGCCGAGTTTCGTAGAGTCGTGGCGGGTAAGGTCGGGAGACGCGATGGACCAGCTTTTGCCAAGATCGGTGGTTTTGAACAGACGGTTACCGGCATGGTAAAAGGCGTTGGGTTCGTGCTTAGACCAGATGATGGGCGCGTTCCAGTTGAACCGGTACTTCATGGTTTTTGCCTGCAAGGCCTGGTACTGAATCGGCGACACCATAATGGGCTTGCCTTCGTGCGTCTGCTGGTCGAGCACTTCGATAGTGCCCTGATAACTGCCGCCCATCACATGACGCGGGTCGTCGGGGTTGAAGGCCAGGAACGCACTTTCGCCACCGGCAGAGGCTTCCCAGTCTTTATCGGTAATGCCGCTGCCATTTGTGCTTCGGCTCGCAATCATGACCGAGGTGTTATCCTGCTGACCGCCATATACATAATACGGAAAGCGGTTATCGGCGTTGACGCGGTAGAATTGCGCCGTCGGCTGGTTGTTCTCCGACGACCACGATTTGCCACCGTTGAAGGAAACGGCAGCGCCCCCGTCATTACTCAAAAACAGGTTCTTGTTGTTTTTTGGGTTGATCCAAAGGTGATGATGATCGCCGTGCGAACCGGGGATGGTCGAGAAGGTCTTGCCACCGTCGATGGATTTCAGGACTGAGGTATTGAGGACGTAGACTGTATTTTCGTCGACCGGGTCGGCGAAAATTTCGATGTAATACCAGGCCCGCTGGATGGTGCGGTGGTCTTTGCTCACCCGGTTCCAGCTTTTACCGGCATCTTCGGACAGGAAAACGCCCCCTTTGTCGGCCTTTGAGTCTGATTCAATGACGGCGTATACCCGGTTCGGGTTGGCTTTGGATACCGAAATGCCCATTTTGCCGAGTTCTTTAGGCAACCCTTTTTCGAGTTTTGTCCAGGTTTCGCCCGCGTCGGTCGATTTGTAGAGGCCGCTGCCTTTACCACCACTTTGCACCTGCCAGGGCAATCGCCGGTAATCCCACATGGATGCGTAGAGAATACGCGGGTTGGTCATATCCATGCTTAGGTCGTTACAGCCGGTGTTTTCATCAACGAACAGCACCTTCTTCCAGGACTTACCGCCATCGATCGTTTTGTAAATTCCCCGATCAGCCGAGGAGCCATGCAAGGCACCCTGAGCGGCTACAAACGCTACATCCGGATTTTGCGGATGCACCCGAACGGCGGCAATATGGCGGGTAAGGTCGAGGCCAAGGTGCTGCCAGGTTTTCCCCGCATCGGTCGATTTATAGACCCCATCGCCGTAGGAGGTCATCACGCCACGGGGTGCATGTTCACCCATACCGACGTATACAACGGCCGGGTCGGATTCGCAGATGCCGATAGCTCCGACAGATGAAGTTTTGAGCTGCCCGTCGGAGACGTTTTTCCAGGTCATGCCCGCGTCTTCCGTTTTCCAGATGCCCCCGCCCACGGTACCCATGTAGTACAGTTGCGGGTCGCTGGTCACGCCCGACCCGGCCACCGAGCGTCCTCCGCGAAAGGGGCCGATGTTCCGCCATTTGACGGGCTTAAAGTAGGGGTCGATGTTTTCTGCTCCTTCGATACTGGAGGTAGAAACGGGCTTGGCCAGTTTAGGCTTTTGAGCAAGTAATGGACTGATTAATAGAACGGAGTAAAGTACAAGTAGGGTGTTTCGCATAGGAAGCCGTTTGTTGAATTGCAGACGGCTAAGATAGCGTAAATCGGGCGTTGGGCCGTTCGGGTAAACTAATAAATCATCACTCTGCGACCCGTTTCGGGATGCGTTATGAAATAGGGACGGATTTTGAACACCGTTTCAATCGCATTTGTATTTAGTACCTGTTCGGGAATACCTATGTTGAAAATACGCCCCTGATCCATTAGAATCACGTTGTCAGCGTATTGTAAGGCTAAATTAATGTCGTGGACAATGACAAACACCACCATATTTTTCGTGGCCAGCTCACGCACCAGACCCAGAATCTGATGCTGATAATGAATATCCAGTGCCGAAATGGGTTCGTCTAAAAACAGGTATTTGACCGATTCATCGCCCGGCTGGCGGTATAACTGCGCCAGCACCCGCGCCAGGTGAACTTTTTGTTTCTCACCGCCGGAGAGTGACGCAAAGGCGCGGGTTTTGAATGAAAACATACCCACGGCTTCCAGACATGAATCTGCAATCTGTATATCCTGCACCGTCGGGTTGAGGTCGAAATAGGGATACCGGCCCATCATGACAACCTCAGATACACTCAGGTCGAAAGGAAGGGACAGCAACTGAGATAGTACAGCTTTCTGTCGTGCCTGGATTGAAAGGGGTATAGAAGGTAGGGGCTGATCGCCATAATAGATCTGTCCTGTTTTCGGGGTTTCGGTGCCTGTCAGCAGTTTGAGCAGGGTACTTTTGCCCGCTCCATTCGGACCCAGAACCATCGTAAACTCGCCGGGCAGCAGCGTGAGCGAAACGTCGTCGATTAATGTCTGCCGACCAATCTGGAACGACAGGTGTTCGGCTTTAAGCATAAAAACCTCCTTTCTGAAACGAGCGGGCGTTGCGGACCAGTAGCCAGATAAATACGGGCGCACCTACAAAGGCAGTGATCACCCCAATCGGAAATTCAGCCGGAGCTACCAACCGTCGGGCAATGGTATCGGCCAGGGTAAGCAGTGAGCCGCCCAGCAGGGCCGACGCGATCACCAGAAACCGATTATCGGACGTTTTCAACAGGCGCATCAAATGGGGCACCACCAGCCCCACAAACGAAATGACGCCAACCATGGCCGTGCCGATGGCCACCAGCAGGGTGTTCAGCAGCAGCACCTGTATTTTGAGCCGGTCGATGTTGTAACCCAGGTGCCGCACTTCATCCTCGCCCAAAATCAGGATATTCAACGCTTTGGTGAACCGTAACGAAAATAGAATTCCCACCGACGTTACGGGGAAAACGATAGCCAACTGTGTCCAGTCGGCACCAGAAAACGTGCCCAGATTCCAGAAGGTGATGGACCGGGCCTGCGGGTCGCGGGCGATGTACGATAGGAAACCCGTGCCGCCGGTGGCTAGTGCATTGATGGCGATACCCGCCAAAATCATGGTTGCTACATTTACTTTACCACTAATCGACGCAATCCGATACACCAGCAGGGTCGCCAAAAAGGCGAAAACAAACGCGACACAGGGTAGTAAAAACAGCCCCAGCGCATCGGTAAAAGCCCAGTTGATATTCTTACCGAGTACAAAGACCAATGCCGCCCCCAGAGCCGCCCCGGAGCTGGTACCTACCAGCCCCGGCTCCACAATCGGATTCCGAAAGAGTGCCTGCATCAACACCCCCGACACTGACAATCCAGCCCCAACCGTAGCACATAGCAACACCCGAGGCAACCGGATTTGCAGAAATAACCCCTGCGAAATAGGATCAACCATTGTGCCGGACAGACCAAGGCCGTTAAGCAAAATGTGGTTAATGTCAGCAAACGTCAACTCGACGGCACCGATCCGCAGGGCGGCTATAATGGAGAGGACGAGCAATGCGGCAAGGATGCCATACCATTGGCCGGGGGATAGAGAGGGTGGTTTCATAGTTGGTGGGGTTTGGTGGAGTGAGTGTAGTTGTAGAGTGGTGTCGGGTCCTCAGACCCGACACGCTCGCGTCAGCAACTTATGTCGGGTCTGAGGACCCGACACCACACACCACTACAAACAGTTTACTGATGAATCAACTTCATCAACAGTTGAACATTCTCACCCGTACGCGGCCCGAGGTAGATTAGATCGTGCTCCTCAATACGGTAGATTTTCTTGTTTTTTCCGGCTGGTGTAAGCGCAATGCCGGGAAGGGTAGCCAGTTTTTCGGCGTTGCCCATTCGGTCGTAGCCAAAGTCGGTAACGAGGATAATATCAGGCTGGGCTTTGCTGATGATTTCCGGGCTGAGGGGTTTCATTCCTTTCAGCGTGTCCATCACGTTCTTGCCACCCGCCAGATCGAGCATGTATGAGGCTGTTCCGGCTTTACCAATAACCAGGTAATTGTTGATGACCCGACCAAAGTGTATGATCGCCACTTTTGGAACAGACTTGTATTGCTTAACGTCCGTAGCAGCTTTAGCCAGGTCGGCATCCAGTTTGGTTTTCAGGCTGTCGGCCTGCTTCTGGGCGCCAAACTGAGCGGCCAGCGTGTCGAATAGGGCTTTGACTTCGGGAATAGTATGAGCGTCTTTGAATACTTTCATCGGCACACCCACTTTTTCCAGTTGGGTCATGACGGCCTCGGGGGCTACGTTGCCATCGTGGTAAACGACTGTCGGCTTGAGGGCAATGATGCCTTCGGCGTTCAGCAGCCGGTGATAACCCACTTTTGCTAGCTTTTGCGCAGCTGGCGGATAGGTGCTCGACAGATCGACGCCCACCAGTTGATCACCCGCGCCGAGGGCATAAATTAGTTCAGTTAACTGTTTAGCCACGCAAACGATGCGCTGTTTGCCGGTGGCTTCGGACTGGTCTTTCTGGGTAGAGGTACAGGCTGTCAAGCCAGTGCCCAGCAGGGCGGTTAGTACAAGAACTCGGGTGATTTTCACAAATGAATTTGTTTAAAGGATGAAGGAAATGAATGTTTCAGGGCTTTGGTAAAAGCGTACAAGTAGTTTTTATGAGAGCTATGTTCGTGAAAAGCAAGCTTCTATACCGTTAAGTCAGCCCCGTAGGGGTGGCTTGTCAATAGTATTTGTGGCCATTCGTGATCGTAATAGCCCCGTAGGGGCGACCTGTCAATAGAAGAGAATGTTGTGTGAAGAGACAAGCCCCGTAGGGGTGGCCTAATCCGATTCTCCCAAAAATACAGGTCGCCCCTATAGGGCTAAATGCCACCAGCTAAAAAGGACTTAGAACGTGTACTTCAGCATAGCACCCGAATAGAAGGTAATTTTTGGGGCCGGGTTGAAGAACAACGGACGGTTGTTGGCCGGGTTAGGCAGGTTGAGGAAGATCAGGGACGAGTAGGTGCTGCTAAGCATATTGTCCGAGCCCACGTACACATCCAGACTGAAATGATTCCCCAGCGCGCTCCGATAACCGACTTTGCCATTAATGAGCGTATAGGCTTTGGCAAAATGGTCGTTGGCCAGCGTAATGGGCATTTTGTCGACGTACATCATCGTGCCGTTCAGGTAGAAACCCGAACGTACTTCCAGATCGAAACCCGCGTTCAGCAGGTTGGGCGCAATACCCGACTCTTTCTTGCCGGTATAATTGATCGTTTTGGCATCACCGTTATTATCGCTCTTGTAATCTTTGTAGTAGAAATCACTATACGTGTACGACACGAACGGACGAATCAGCGAGATGGCTCCGGTACCAGGACGATAAGCATACTGAACGGCCAGCTCCAGCCCGTTATGCTGCACTTTTCCCGCGTTGGTGGTCAGGGTGTAGGCGGGCGATGTGGGCGTGGCCGGGAAGTTCTGCGGTATAAGTTTATCGGTCACGGCCATGCTGAAATACGCAATTTCGTAGGTCAATGCTTTCGTCAGCAGGCTCCCTTTGCTGCCAATTTCGTAGCTGGTTCCCGTTTCCGGGCGGAGGTTGTAATTGACTACCCCCGTCTGGGCAATAACCACCTGATTGGTTGCCGGTGCCGAATAGCCCTGGCTGGCACTGGCGTAGAACGATACATTGTCCGTCGCCTGATACGAGACCGCAACACGGGGAGTCAATACCGAGTCGAAACGTTTGTAGCCCGACGCGTTAACGTAGGCGGGCGTGGTTGTGCTGGCCCGCATGTCGGTAATGCCGTACTCGACAAAGTTCAGACCCGCTCCAGCGGAAAGTGTGAGCTTGGGAGCTAATTGCAATGCTGCCTGCGCAAACACGTTATATTGCATGGCCTGTACTTCGAGGTCGGAGCGAAGAGCACCCAGGATGCCGTTCGACAAGCCGTACCCTTTGGCGTAGTTGAAGTTCTTCAGGAATTCGGCCCCGATGCTGAACGTCGGTTTAAGTGCGCTGGCATCGTTAGTGTACGTGAAGACCGTCCGGCCACCAAACTTGAACTTGTTGGTTTTGTTGACCCCGGCAGCAAACGGCTGGTCGATGATCTGCCCGCCCACAAACACCGTTGTTTTGTTTGAGAAACGATCCGTAAACTGGTAGTTGTGGCTAATACCCGCCCGCGCGCTTTCAGTTTTGATACTGGCGTTGTTGGCAATGTACGCCACTTCAGCCGTATCAGGATGAACGATAAGGTTCAGACTATCGACTTGCCCCGACAATAGATCATACGAATTGGTGTAGCCGACAAAAACCGACATAGACCGTTTCTGACTCAGGTAGGTATCACTGGTAATGTTCAGGAAATCCTTTTTCGAGGTGCCGTGTAATCGAAAGCCGTCGTATTTCTGGTGTCCGTAGTTAATGTTCAAGCTGGTATTGTCGGAGCCGGTTTTGATCGAGGTGTTCGTCCGAAATAGCCCGTAGGAACCCGCCATCACCTGTTGGCTCACGCTAGTTTTACCAATGGGCGCACGTTCAGTATAGAAGTTCACTACTCCGCCCAGCGCATTGCCGTACGAACTGGAAGCCGGTCCTTTGATGATTTCAACGCGGCTCAGGTTCGTAAAATCCACATCGTCCAAAAAGGTCGTGCCATCGCCGTCGGTTAGCGGAATATCGTTGAGGTACGCCTTGTAGCCGACACCGTTGAAGTTCGTCTGGTTGCCATACCCCCGAATCACAATCCGGTTCCCAGCAGCGACGGTACGCATTTCCACCTTCACGCCCGGTATCAGGTTCACGAAGTTTTGCAGATGGATACCGCTCGTCCGCTGAATGTCGCGACTTGTAACCAGTCCAACGGCACCGGCTGTTCGCTGAATCGTCTGGGGCGTTGAATACCCGGAGACGATCACTTCGTTCAGGTCGATGTTCGACGATTCCAGTTCGATGGTCAGCGTGCGGGTTGTGGCTTTGATTTTTACCGTTTGGGTCTGGTAGCCAATGGCCGAGACTTGTAGTTGATCGCCCTCGCTGGCACTCAGTTCAAATTGCCCTTTGTCGTTGGCCGTCGTACCGCGCGAGGTGCCGCTAATCAGTACCGTAGCCCCGGCGATGGGCTGCGAATTTGTGGGGTCGACCACACGACCGGTTATCGTCGTTTGGGCAAAAAGGGGCGCTCCCAGGAGAAAAAAGAAAGGTAAAAAGATGAAATATCGGAGATATATAAATTTCATACAGGTTGTTGATTAGAGACATAAAAATCCTGTTGATTGTGGGTTTTGCGTAGGGTGCTGTAAACGCCATATCTCCAAGATATGGCGTTTACAGCACCCTACGCAAAACCCACAACCAGTCTACTGGCCGAAAGGCCAGACAAGAAAAACGTACAGGGATTTATGCATTGGGCGGAGGGTAGGGGACCTCCAGCAGCGGGGCCTTAGCGGGCGCAGCTGCGTATGAAAAGAAGCGGTGTTTGTCAAAAAAACGCACAGCCGAACGAGTATCAACATACACCTGAAAAGGAGGATTGATCAGGCTTACCCATTTCAGTTGTTTCGTTCGGGTATTGGAGCGACGGTAAGGGTGGTTGACATCTTTGTACAACCAGGCAGCTTCTTTGCGTAGCTGCGTTTCGGCTTTATCCCGGAAGCCATACACAAAGAGCGTATCCGACCGAATTTCCCGGTGCAACACATCGAC is a window of Spirosoma linguale DSM 74 DNA encoding:
- a CDS encoding Enoyl-CoA hydratase/isomerase (PFAM: Enoyl-CoA hydratase/isomerase~KEGG: pol:Bpro_3111 enoyl-CoA hydratase); translation: MPDPSAWLNVDQQDELLIVTINRPEKRNAINDALLLGLEAVFSAIPDGVKAAVLCAEGQHFSAGLDLSELQERDIVDGLHHSRMWHRVLDRIQFGTVPVVAVLKGACVGGGLEIASACHIRVAEQSTFYALPEGQRGIFVGGGASVRLPKLIGMSRMADMMFTGRVVSADEGVWMGLSHYVVLDGDGLTKGIELAKRIAKNAPMTNYALMHVLPRIADSSQSEGLLMESLMATIAQSSTEAKDRLRDFLEGRAKKVGE
- a CDS encoding conserved hypothetical protein (KEGG: rpa:RPA1785 hypothetical protein), which translates into the protein MSRLIKSVCIFTLLAIFTSQTFAQKVAVPPAPGLSFVGQLNVKVGSAYVVGETPHGTRRIIPILGGTVEGPGLKGDILPGGSDWQIVRKDGVAELEAHYQFKTDDGVIIYIKNVGLRVATPDVAARIGRGEQVSPSEYYFRAIPKFEAPTGKYDWMNNAIFICTAFRNPENVVIQVWKVL
- a CDS encoding glycosyl hydrolase, BNR repeat-containing protein (KEGG: amc:MADE_01526 glycosyl hydrolase, BNR repeat- containing protein) — its product is MRNTLLVLYSVLLISPLLAQKPKLAKPVSTSSIEGAENIDPYFKPVKWRNIGPFRGGRSVAGSGVTSDPQLYYMGTVGGGIWKTEDAGMTWKNVSDGQLKTSSVGAIGICESDPAVVYVGMGEHAPRGVMTSYGDGVYKSTDAGKTWQHLGLDLTRHIAAVRVHPQNPDVAFVAAQGALHGSSADRGIYKTIDGGKSWKKVLFVDENTGCNDLSMDMTNPRILYASMWDYRRLPWQVQSGGKGSGLYKSTDAGETWTKLEKGLPKELGKMGISVSKANPNRVYAVIESDSKADKGGVFLSEDAGKSWNRVSKDHRTIQRAWYYIEIFADPVDENTVYVLNTSVLKSIDGGKTFSTIPGSHGDHHHLWINPKNNKNLFLSNDGGAAVSFNGGKSWSSENNQPTAQFYRVNADNRFPYYVYGGQQDNTSVMIASRSTNGSGITDKDWEASAGGESAFLAFNPDDPRHVMGGSYQGTIEVLDQQTHEGKPIMVSPIQYQALQAKTMKYRFNWNAPIIWSKHEPNAFYHAGNRLFKTTDLGKSWSIASPDLTRHDSTKLGWGGAPYTNEGAGGENYATITYVLESPSEKGVIWTGSDDGLVYLTRDGGTTWTNVTPSGLPETLINSIEVSPHDKATAYIATTRYKFNDFAPAIYKTTDYGKTWTKIVTGIPYGAFTRTVREDPERKGLLYAGTETGVYVSYNGGTSWRPMQLNLPVSPVTDLKVHQGDLIAATAGRSFWILDDLGPIRQFDDKASKDSLLVYKPEDAYRVSGGSALDKVIEDDDDEDAGSSPGRNGFAGTNPSTGVVMYYQLPAKVDTSAMLTMEILSDQGVSVRKLSSKKDKKFVAFPGGPSPEPTLTVKPGLNRFVWDMRAETLPAIEKVFIEGNYKGRKLPPGAYKATIKFGKQEKTVPFKILPDPRLNTTPADYEQQQKTLIGIEDGVKEIHLGVNRMRKAQKQINDLVDLIDDKPNLKAVADSGRALAKKIKLWEEKVIQPKSQSNDDVINFENKLSADYIFLKGELDVNTPYVTAGQKERLSELNAIWQPLKTDMNMLIQNDIARFNNQCRQAQLEKVTVPDVAVSTPKQ
- a CDS encoding ABC transporter related protein (PFAM: ABC transporter related~SMART: AAA ATPase~KEGG: pfo:Pfl01_4798 hemin importer ATP-binding subunit) gives rise to the protein MLKAEHLSFQIGRQTLIDDVSLTLLPGEFTMVLGPNGAGKSTLLKLLTGTETPKTGQIYYGDQPLPSIPLSIQARQKAVLSQLLSLPFDLSVSEVVMMGRYPYFDLNPTVQDIQIADSCLEAVGMFSFKTRAFASLSGGEKQKVHLARVLAQLYRQPGDESVKYLFLDEPISALDIHYQHQILGLVRELATKNMVVFVIVHDINLALQYADNVILMDQGRIFNIGIPEQVLNTNAIETVFKIRPYFITHPETGRRVMIY
- a CDS encoding transport system permease protein (PFAM: transport system permease protein~KEGG: pmy:Pmen_0994 transport system permease protein), whose amino-acid sequence is MKPPSLSPGQWYGILAALLVLSIIAALRIGAVELTFADINHILLNGLGLSGTMVDPISQGLFLQIRLPRVLLCATVGAGLSVSGVLMQALFRNPIVEPGLVGTSSGAALGAALVFVLGKNINWAFTDALGLFLLPCVAFVFAFLATLLVYRIASISGKVNVATMILAGIAINALATGGTGFLSYIARDPQARSITFWNLGTFSGADWTQLAIVFPVTSVGILFSLRFTKALNILILGEDEVRHLGYNIDRLKIQVLLLNTLLVAIGTAMVGVISFVGLVVPHLMRLLKTSDNRFLVIASALLGGSLLTLADTIARRLVAPAEFPIGVITAFVGAPVFIWLLVRNARSFQKGGFYA
- a CDS encoding periplasmic binding protein (PFAM: periplasmic binding protein~KEGG: pla:Plav_0182 periplasmic binding protein), giving the protein MKITRVLVLTALLGTGLTACTSTQKDQSEATGKQRIVCVAKQLTELIYALGAGDQLVGVDLSSTYPPAAQKLAKVGYHRLLNAEGIIALKPTVVYHDGNVAPEAVMTQLEKVGVPMKVFKDAHTIPEVKALFDTLAAQFGAQKQADSLKTKLDADLAKAATDVKQYKSVPKVAIIHFGRVINNYLVIGKAGTASYMLDLAGGKNVMDTLKGMKPLSPEIISKAQPDIILVTDFGYDRMGNAEKLATLPGIALTPAGKNKKIYRIEEHDLIYLGPRTGENVQLLMKLIHQ
- a CDS encoding TonB-dependent receptor (PFAM: TonB-dependent receptor; TonB-dependent receptor plug~KEGG: reh:H16_B2109 outer membrane receptor, TonB dependent) yields the protein MKFIYLRYFIFLPFFFLLGAPLFAQTTITGRVVDPTNSQPIAGATVLISGTSRGTTANDKGQFELSASEGDQLQVSAIGYQTQTVKIKATTRTLTIELESSNIDLNEVIVSGYSTPQTIQRTAGAVGLVTSRDIQRTSGIHLQNFVNLIPGVKVEMRTVAAGNRIVIRGYGNQTNFNGVGYKAYLNDIPLTDGDGTTFLDDVDFTNLSRVEIIKGPASSSYGNALGGVVNFYTERAPIGKTSVSQQVMAGSYGLFRTNTSIKTGSDNTSLNINYGHQKYDGFRLHGTSKKDFLNITSDTYLSQKRSMSVFVGYTNSYDLLSGQVDSLNLIVHPDTAEVAYIANNASIKTESARAGISHNYQFTDRFSNKTTVFVGGQIIDQPFAAGVNKTNKFKFGGRTVFTYTNDASALKPTFSIGAEFLKNFNYAKGYGLSNGILGALRSDLEVQAMQYNVFAQAALQLAPKLTLSAGAGLNFVEYGITDMRASTTTPAYVNASGYKRFDSVLTPRVAVSYQATDNVSFYASASQGYSAPATNQVVIAQTGVVNYNLRPETGTSYEIGSKGSLLTKALTYEIAYFSMAVTDKLIPQNFPATPTSPAYTLTTNAGKVQHNGLELAVQYAYRPGTGAISLIRPFVSYTYSDFYYKDYKSDNNGDAKTINYTGKKESGIAPNLLNAGFDLEVRSGFYLNGTMMYVDKMPITLANDHFAKAYTLINGKVGYRSALGNHFSLDVYVGSDNMLSSTYSSLIFLNLPNPANNRPLFFNPAPKITFYSGAMLKYTF